From Puniceicoccales bacterium:
TATCGTTGGGAATTTTGGCCAAAAAGCTGAACAAATCCCTAATACTACCCAGGCCATCGGCCGAAGAAGCCGCGCTGCTCGATGGTCTAGAAGTTATAGGTGTCGAATCCCTGGACCAGGCTGTACAATTCCTAACCGGCAGAATAAACCTAGAACCTAGGCATAGCAATATCAACGAGATATTTGACATAAACAGGCGTTCCTACCAGGTGGATTTTTCCGATGTAAAAGGTCAATTTATGTTACGTCGTGCCGTGGAAGTGGCTGTTGCTGGTGGCCATAATCTGCTGATGATAGGCGCACCAGGATCTGGTAAATCTATGATAGCCAAGAGGATTCCGAGCATAATGCCGGAGCCAACCATCTCGGAATTTTTAGAAAATCTTCGCATAGAATCCCTGGCCGATGCAAATTCACTGCCAACCCAAAGGTCATTTTGCCGGCCGTTCAGATCGCCACATCACACCCTAAGCGATATAGGCCTGATCGGTGGTGGTAAAATTCCGACTCCCGGTGAAATATCGCTGGCCCACAACGGCGTACTGTTTCTCGACGAGCTGCCTGAGTTCAAAAGATCGACATTGGAAGTTCTGCGCCAACCACTTGAAGATGGCACTGTTTCCATATCGCGAAGTGCCGGCAAGATAACGTTTCCCTGCGAATTTATGCTGGTTGCGGCGATGAATCCCTGTCCCTGCGGTTACCTCGGCGACCGAAGGATCTCGTGCCATTGTTCCATCGATAAAATACAAAAATACAGATCCAGAATAAGCGGTCCCTTGCTTGACAGGATCGACATTTACATAAACGTTAAGGCCGTCCGGGCAAACGAATTAGCAAACAACACTCCCGGCGAATCATCGGCAGATATAAAGAAACGCATTCAAACGGCCAGGTCCATACAGCAGGAAAGATATCAAAGCAAAACCATCAATGCCCGGGCCAGCAGAAGTGATATGAAAAAATATTGTGTGCTGGATGCGGCTTGTAGCAAACTGATTGAGGCAGCCATGGCCCAATTTTCAATCTCCGCCAGAGCCCATTCCAAGATCATAAAAGTGGCAAGAACCATAGCCGACCTGGCCTCATCGGACAAAATCCAAGAAGAACATCTGTTAGAAGCCATACAATATAGATCCTGGGATCACCACTGATGAGCGAGGCAAAGTTTCGTAGATATGATTCGCCAGGACAAAAAACTCAGTAAAAGAAAAATATTATTTTTTGACTCAAAAATCTATAGAAATCAATAATTAACAATACTAACAATAAATACATAACCAGGTAACGATAATTTTCCGATGGACAAAGGTTCACAGGTTTGCTTTTATAAAATAATTAAAATAATAAAATTAGCATTGACCTTAGGGCACCATGTTTACAAATTTGCGTCCATGGTTATGTTCGCCCTTGTAGCTCAGTCGGCAGAGCGCATCCTTGGTAAGGATGAGGTCGGCGGTTCAAATCCGCTCGGGGGCTCCAGTTGGCGAACACATAGGACTTTTGATATGATAAAATAAAAAATTGTTGTTAAATTTTAATTAATGTAGTTATGATGTTTAATGTTTTAATATATGAATAGGAGTACAGCAAAGATATGAGTAGAAATATAGCAAATGATGAGATTGTAAAAGTAAAATCGGCGAAGAGTGAATTTATAGCAAATAAGCCACATATAAATGTGGGTACAATTGGACATGTCGACCATGGGAAATCTACTCTCACAACTGCATTATTAAAGGTTCAGGCCGACAAAGGGTTGGCTGAATTTAAGTCCTATGCAGATGTGACCAAAGGTGGGACGGTCCGGGATGCGACAAAAACAGTTACAATAGCCGTGTCCCACGTTGAATATTCAACCGAAACCCGACATTATGCACATGTTGACTGCCCTGGCCATGCCGATTTTATAAAAAATATGATAACCGGTGCCGCTCAAATGGATGGCGCAATTTTAGTTGTGAGCGCCCATGACGGCCCGATGCCCCAGACCCGGGAACACATACTGTTGGCTCGACAGGTTGGTGTCCCAAATATAGTCGTTTTCTTAAATAAAGTAGATCTTCTAAAAAATGAACCGGAACTCATTGATCTGGTGGAAATGGAAATCCGTGAGCTGCTAAGCAAATACGAATACGATGGCGATAATATACCAGTGATACGTGGATCGGCATTGAGTGCGCTGACAGACGAAAAGTCCGGAGTAAATTCCAAGGAAGGAATGAATTCCAGGGAGGGAGTAAATTCCATTATGAAGTTATTGGATACCCTGGACAGTTATATCAAAGTACCAATCCGTGATGTGGAAAAACCGTTTTTGATGGCCGTCGAAGATGTATTTTCCATTACAGGTCGTGGCACTGTGGCCACCGGACGGATCGAACGTGGAACGATTAGGCTCAATGAAGAGGTAGAGATCGTTGGCCTAGGCGAAACCAAAAAAACCATTTGCACCGGCATCGAAATGTTCCGTAAGTTGCTGCCAGAAGGCCGCGCCGGCGACAATGTGGGACTTTTGCTCCGTGGACTTAATAAAGAAGACGTTGAAAGAGGCCAGGTTATAGCTAAGCCGAAAAGCATCACTCCTCATACCGTGGCGAGGGCTGAAATATATGTGTTAACAAAGGACGAAGGTGGTCGGCATACGCCATTTATTAATGGTTATAGACCGCAATTTTTCTTTGGAACAGCGGATGTCACCGGCGTTGTAACCCTTCCTGAAAACGCAGAAATGGTAATGCCAGGCGACAATTTGAACGTTAAGCTGGATTTACAAAAGCCCATAGCAATGGAAAAAGGCCAAAAATTTGCCATGAGAGAAGGTGGACGTACCATAGGTGCCGGCAGAATTACAGAGATTATTGAGTAAAAATTATAAAATTATATTGACTAATTTTGATAAATGGTCTTTTAATGTCCAATCTTCGGGAATAGGAGAATAGCTCAATTGGCAGAGCAACGGTCTCCAAAATCGTAGGTTGTGGGTTCAAGTCCCTCTTCTCCTGCCATTTAAATTTGAATATGAATCCGTTTAGGCGAATCAGTATATTTTGCGTTGAAACCGTAGATGAGTTAAAAAAGGCTTCCTGGCCAACGGCCCGGGAGCTACGTAAATCGACTATCGTTGTGTTAATTGGAATGGTAGTGCTGGGGATATATGTGTCATTGGTAGATTTTGCGCTAGGTGGAGCTATTAATACGGTAAGTTCTTGGGTAAGAGGATGCATTGGATAAAAGATGGCCACAACTACGATTGATGATTTCCGGTGGTATGCCTTGCAGATTTTAACCAATCAGGAAGGCAAGGTTAAGTCATATATAGATAAGTTTATGTTGATAAATGGCTTAACCGAATTCATAGCTGAAGTTTTGGTGCCTTCGGAAAATGTGGTTGAGATAAAGAATGGGAAAAAATATCATCGGGTTAAGAAATTTTATCCGGGCTATGCGTTCATTAAGATGAAATTATTCGATGATGATGGCAATTTATTGCAGGAACCTTGGCAGTTCGTCAGAAATACCCAGGGAGTTGTGAATTTTGTCGGTGGAGATAAACCGGTTCCTCTGAAACAACCTGAGGTTGACCGAATTCTGGAACAGGCTAAAAAAGCCAACGAGGCTCCGGTGCAAAAGGTCTCTTTCGACATTGGAAATCGGGTGAAGATAACCGAGGGTCCCTTTGCGGAATCCGTTGGTGATGTGATAGATATAGATCTTGATACGGGAAAAATGAAGGTATCGGTTTCGCTATTTGGCCGCGATACACCGGTGGAACTGGAGTTTTGGCAGGCCAATATTATCAATAAACAATAGGTAAGTTTTTATGGCAAAAAAGGTAGTAAAACAAATAAAGTTACAATTACCTGCTGGAGCAGCGACTCCTGCACCGCCGGTGGGTCCGGCTCTTGGCGCAGCTGGTGTGAACATCATGGGGTTTTGTAAGGAATTCAACGCCAAGACGAAAGATCAGGCAGGAATGATAATTCCGGCGGTTATATCCGTGTATGCCGATAAGTCGTTTACATTTGAATTGAAATCGCCGCCGGCCTCGGTGTTGTTGCTGAAAG
This genomic window contains:
- a CDS encoding YifB family Mg chelatase-like AAA ATPase, whose amino-acid sequence is MLAIVQSGAILGIEALPINIEINSGEAGEPRFILVGLPDTAVKESQGRVYSALANSGFFPPKTRTTANLSPGNIKKEGPLYDLPIALGIIASTNQAIFHGLDRFLIAGELSLSGKALPVRGAISLGILAKKLNKSLILPRPSAEEAALLDGLEVIGVESLDQAVQFLTGRINLEPRHSNINEIFDINRRSYQVDFSDVKGQFMLRRAVEVAVAGGHNLLMIGAPGSGKSMIAKRIPSIMPEPTISEFLENLRIESLADANSLPTQRSFCRPFRSPHHTLSDIGLIGGGKIPTPGEISLAHNGVLFLDELPEFKRSTLEVLRQPLEDGTVSISRSAGKITFPCEFMLVAAMNPCPCGYLGDRRISCHCSIDKIQKYRSRISGPLLDRIDIYINVKAVRANELANNTPGESSADIKKRIQTARSIQQERYQSKTINARASRSDMKKYCVLDAACSKLIEAAMAQFSISARAHSKIIKVARTIADLASSDKIQEEHLLEAIQYRSWDHH
- the tuf gene encoding elongation factor Tu; the protein is MSRNIANDEIVKVKSAKSEFIANKPHINVGTIGHVDHGKSTLTTALLKVQADKGLAEFKSYADVTKGGTVRDATKTVTIAVSHVEYSTETRHYAHVDCPGHADFIKNMITGAAQMDGAILVVSAHDGPMPQTREHILLARQVGVPNIVVFLNKVDLLKNEPELIDLVEMEIRELLSKYEYDGDNIPVIRGSALSALTDEKSGVNSKEGMNSREGVNSIMKLLDTLDSYIKVPIRDVEKPFLMAVEDVFSITGRGTVATGRIERGTIRLNEEVEIVGLGETKKTICTGIEMFRKLLPEGRAGDNVGLLLRGLNKEDVERGQVIAKPKSITPHTVARAEIYVLTKDEGGRHTPFINGYRPQFFFGTADVTGVVTLPENAEMVMPGDNLNVKLDLQKPIAMEKGQKFAMREGGRTIGAGRITEIIE
- the secE gene encoding preprotein translocase subunit SecE, coding for MNPFRRISIFCVETVDELKKASWPTARELRKSTIVVLIGMVVLGIYVSLVDFALGGAINTVSSWVRGCIG
- the nusG gene encoding transcription termination/antitermination protein NusG translates to MATTTIDDFRWYALQILTNQEGKVKSYIDKFMLINGLTEFIAEVLVPSENVVEIKNGKKYHRVKKFYPGYAFIKMKLFDDDGNLLQEPWQFVRNTQGVVNFVGGDKPVPLKQPEVDRILEQAKKANEAPVQKVSFDIGNRVKITEGPFAESVGDVIDIDLDTGKMKVSVSLFGRDTPVELEFWQANIINKQ
- the rplK gene encoding 50S ribosomal protein L11, which codes for MAKKVVKQIKLQLPAGAATPAPPVGPALGAAGVNIMGFCKEFNAKTKDQAGMIIPAVISVYADKSFTFELKSPPASVLLLKAAGIPKGSGVPNRNKIGKVTRAQINEIAEIKKKDLNAIDLKAAGLMIEGTARSMGIEVAP